The genomic interval GACAGCAGCAGGTCGGCCATGGCCTTCGAGCCGAGCAGCTCGCTCGGGTTCGGTGGCACCGAGCCGCCCGGCAGCACCAGCAGGGACTTGTCGCCCCACGGTTGCAGCACGTCCTCGACCGCCACCTCGCCGATCAGCACGTCGGTCAGGCCGGCGCCGGAGCCGATCCCGAGATAGCCGGCGACCCGGGGCCGACGCAGGTCCGCGTCGACCAGCAGTACCTGCCAGCCCGCCTCGGCGAGCGTGATCGCCAGGTTGCAGGCGAGCGTGGACTTCCCCTCGGCCTGCACCGCGCTGGTCACCGCGATGACCCGGGCCGGCTCCTGGGCGTCCACGAAGCGCAGGTTGGTTCGGAGTTTCCGCATCGCCTCGGCCCGGGCCGTCTGCGCCGCCGTACCGACGATCAGCGGGTTCGACCGGGCATGCCCGTCGTACGGGATGCTGCCGAGCAGCGGCGCCGAGGTCGCCTCCTGGAGCGTCTCGCCGTCCCGGAAGGTGGTGTCGGTCAGCCCGCGCAACACGGAGAGCGCGGCGCCGAGCACCAGCCCGAAGACTCCGGCCAGCACGAGGTTGCGGACCGGCCGGGGTGAGACCGGTTCGGCGTTCACCCGGGGGCCGCCGACCACCTCGATCTTGATCGGTGGTTCCTTGGCCCCGGGCGGGGTCTCGATGCTGTGCACGAGTTTCACGAAGTGCGCCGCCAGTGCCTCGGTGAGGCGCAGCGCCCGGGCCTGGTCGGTGTCGGTGACCGTCGCGGAGAGCAGGACCGTGTCCGCCTCGACCCGCGCGCTGACCCGGGACCGTACCTCGTCCGCGGTGAGCCCGACCCGTTCCTCCGCCGCGACGGTCTGCGCCAACCGGTCGCTGCTGAGCAGGTCGACGTACGACTTGACCCGCTGCTGGAGGAAGAGGCTGCCCTGGTACGCGTCGGTCATGCCCTGCCCGGAGGAGGTGACGAAGAAGGTCACCGAGGAGGCGTACTGCGGGGTCGCCCGTACCGTGACGAACCCGGCGAGGCCCAGCGCGACCATGACGGTCGCGAGTACCACCCACCAGCGTTGGCGCAGCGCGCGCAGGTAAGTGTGCAGATCCATCAGCCCCGGCCTTCCGTCTCAGCACCAACCGGTCAGGGGTGCCGAAGACATCTAATGATCACGAAAAATGCGACAGTATGAAAAAGTTCCGACTTGTCGCGTCACAGTTCCTACCGAATGTAGATGATTGAGCGCCCTCAGTAGTCGCAGTCGGGCCAATACCGTCGGATAAGTACCGGCGGCGTGTCCACGAAGCGCCGGAGCGGAGGCGCCGTCAGCTAGCCGGGACGGAACGGCAGGAACGGGGCCGACAGCCCCGCCGACAGCCGGGGACGGGCGGTCGGGACGGCGGCGGCTGCTGCGGCTGCTGCGGCGGTGGCGGGAAAGGCGACGGAAAGACGACGGCGCCGGCCAAACCTGGCCGGCGCCGTCGATGGTGTCCGGGACTCAACGCGTCGGGGGCCGCTCCCCGCCCTCGTCCGCCTCGTCCACCTGGTCCGAGTCGGCGAGCGCCTCCCGAAACTCGCGCGACAGGTCCGAGCCGGGCACGGCGACGTCCTCGGCCTCCTCGGCGACCACGTCCCGCTTGTGCGGCCGTTCCGGCTCGGGCAACGCCACGTCGCCAGCGAACCCGTACTCGTTCGGCTCATCGTGCCTGGTCATGCAGTGATCCTCCGTTCGGGCCACACTCCGCCGGACAGCCCGCTGGCCGTCGAAACAGCTACCCGGATCCCGGCCGTCCCACACCGGGATCGGTCAGGTCAGTTGGTGGACCGCGTCCACCAGCAGCCAGACGCCGCAGATTCCGAAGAGCGCGCTGGCGCCGTACCGGATGGTCTTCTCCGGCAGGCGGC from Plantactinospora sp. BC1 carries:
- a CDS encoding polysaccharide biosynthesis tyrosine autokinase, with product MDLHTYLRALRQRWWVVLATVMVALGLAGFVTVRATPQYASSVTFFVTSSGQGMTDAYQGSLFLQQRVKSYVDLLSSDRLAQTVAAEERVGLTADEVRSRVSARVEADTVLLSATVTDTDQARALRLTEALAAHFVKLVHSIETPPGAKEPPIKIEVVGGPRVNAEPVSPRPVRNLVLAGVFGLVLGAALSVLRGLTDTTFRDGETLQEATSAPLLGSIPYDGHARSNPLIVGTAAQTARAEAMRKLRTNLRFVDAQEPARVIAVTSAVQAEGKSTLACNLAITLAEAGWQVLLVDADLRRPRVAGYLGIGSGAGLTDVLIGEVAVEDVLQPWGDKSLLVLPGGSVPPNPSELLGSKAMADLLLSLRELTDIVIIDTPPLLAFTDGVVVAVQADGALLVARQGKTPSAQTAAAAQALHSVSARVLGCVLNMSKENKIDVEQYRAYRKGAPVERLLATRGEASPAADPVRVPPTDAVAATSADNTEELDRVPR